The Streptomyces sp. NBC_00576 genome contains the following window.
CCTGTTCGGCCTGATGATCCCTGAGGAGTACGGCGGTCTGGGCGAGTCGCTCCTGACCTATGCGCTCTGCGTCGAGGAGATCGCGCGCGGCTGGATGTCGGTCTCCGGGATCATCAACACGCACTTCATCGTGGCGTACATGCTCAAGCAGCACGGCACGCAGGAGCAGAGGGACCACTTCCTCCCGAGGATGGCGGCGGGCGACGTCCGCGGCGCCTTCTCGATGTCGGAGCCGGGGCTCGGCTCGGACGTGTCGGCCATCACCTCGAAGGCGGTCAAGGACGGCGACGAGTACGTCCTCAACGGCCAGAAGATGTGGCTGACGAACGGCGGAACGTCCAACCTGGTCGCCGTACTCGTCCGAAGTGACGAAGGACACCCGGAGGGGACCGCGCCCCACAAGTCGATGACCACCTTCCTGGTCGAGAAGGAGCCGGGCTTCGGTGAGGTCCGGCCCGGGCTCACCATCCCGGGGAAGATCGACAAGATGGGGTACAAGGGCGTCGACACCACCGAGCTCATCATGGACGACCTGCGAATTCCGGCCGATCGCGTTCTCGGAGGCGCCACCGGCCGAGGTTTTTACCAAATGATGGACGGTGTCGAGGTGGGGCGCGTCAATGTGGCGGCGCGTGGCTGCGGTG
Protein-coding sequences here:
- a CDS encoding acyl-CoA dehydrogenase family protein, whose amino-acid sequence is MARLAQTAGLTDIQQEILSTVRDFVDKEIIPVATELEHRDEYPQQIVDGLKELGLFGLMIPEEYGGLGESLLTYALCVEEIARGWMSVSGIINTHFIVAYMLKQHGTQEQRDHFLPRMAAGDVRGAFSMSEPGLGSDVSAITSKAVKDGDEYVLNGQKMWLTNGGTSNLVAVLVRSDEGHPEGTAPHKSMTTFLVEKEPGFGEVRPGLTIPGKIDKMGYKGVDTTELIMDDLRIPADRVLGGATGRGFYQMMDGVEVGRVNVAARGCGVAQRAFELGVSYAQQRHTFGKPIAQHQAIQFKLAEMATKVEAAHAMMVNAARKKDSGERNDLEAGMAKYLASEYCKEVVEDAFRIHGGYGFSKEYEIERLYREAPMLLIGEGTAEIQKMIIGRRLLEEYKFQG